In the Brienomyrus brachyistius isolate T26 chromosome 20, BBRACH_0.4, whole genome shotgun sequence genome, one interval contains:
- the mki67 gene encoding proliferation marker protein Ki-67, producing the protein MPLHGKIVVIKRSGGDGTEFPLTAACLFGRKPECDIRIQLPQVSKEHCRIELNENKEVILTNLSSVNPTLINGKPIQQSERLKHGDIITIIDRCFRFECPPEPTPKKNIPPAKRKSETLQVLQEHQVREADASVSGEKGKYPQTPEQTCLKDGTNMVLASVGDSDEAVGKQAFVTSLDQSISTAKEVLSPFSELYEMTKQSLSEKLPRKSEQPKTPCSRRDSKMEVVPRNASLDKPASASGADVTPKSGRSMTITPGREDLQSPTQKLQDAIEQVVTPVQVTPKVRRSMKSPAKQLTAAVSEDQLTPVSQKKNHISTPQKFTAAEVAQHVLSQGTSVLEDCTISKSVTPKTRRSKEAHSPAGGEGGPRSPGRPFVCTPNQAKKTNGQSVEVKEKSPRATVVSSKRTSPRTTAGKLQALSVLETAAPSCGENEGGQSGRHKKRKSGDLGDLPVPLMKRKRVSFGGQLSPELFDKRLPPNSPLRKGATPGRRSLSVLKKHPVLRRASVIGLIQELPSEKSSSEKPKASSPRMRASSKAGSTSRTPSPAKKTPAAKSKTPSPGKTKSPKVKPGMPSKEKEKSPSRRSSKTVDQSPSRRRSPSKENPLTSKGLKSPAFQPQTPVSVLGKTTTPRRRESSSAGSKCSPKTTSPEGESLSAEISINDASASQTPIVRGRFSISRIETPSPVADQDTAAPESFASNSSVSITPSVLLRRVSLKSAKATPRSARRSALELMRLRRSGASQANLKVVSSWADIVKFGTTKAQTEITSKKRISRRKAVRTMKQKPKPPKTPIQKLKGHFSTGHAESPATIVVGKAHAKTVLPTGCAPNFVRNTALTKESMNMNEDLTGIAEIFSTPMNTRQKRANCGKSHSPKTSQDVPLSEASVMNTPEETGEMVVSPLSADSTVKRGCYNSEAVVRLLTDDQECSFTCSDSVQQKATSDVISSEHTEQRDLVLERMVVTPKQKPEPEMPLTGVKRLMKTPKQKAMQKEDLTGIKRLLKTPKQPKVSEEVSLIGVKELLKTPKVKGQPIDIVGVQRITPKVKAEPQVFTTGVKQLMRTAKRKNEPVDDMVGLKRLMRTPKQTNKPVEGSFGVKQLLQTPKQKNEPVQDMVGLKRIMRTPKQKNEPVEDMVGLKRIMRTPKQKNEPVEDMVGLKRLMRTPKQKNEPVEDMVGLKRLMRTPKQKGKPVENKFGIAKLMKSPKIRGTIAIEDYTGLQELMQEPEVPVARIISKCHISEHVCTNPCPSMNGEIFTSAEAKVAFEEPLELPGSQSKTSKKAVRRCKKNDIPAEDKSADSKRDPAIRAAEPNISEVKSKRGRQTRRGLPSTLGEEALTPAVATPVKTTRGRRAKPVPGAAEDKVTVAEEPASPIVKPRRGRPAKTLVKEAKQPSPVVLPAKRMCRGGPTATAMTASSVHSPRPGRGRKMLDTREALQEEKLIQPDASSTKVGMKSIRNTRGSRKNNPIAGAGTASVCVAAPLPSKLESTVPPNESPGLDNLVIENEKSTTRRGKAAPQGSKANKADKKSAVEQTVAIKAAVKRVVSKTTAKWDLEIPDSQDVTELPGSKKRSGVAGREIVDMSAEKTTEPSTKPRRGRGAKKPSTVCSEPTVSDQIRPAQSTTPLKSSKGKEPAAKDVIAPKRGAKRKVARDEPVEHLEEASAESPSRLSTTKRVRGKAARLEENRPATSPVRRQRGPAKKAVKTTEKLEGSQKVETPKPVGRSRRRVVQRMEAEPVSNEREPGRGNASVTEPSDGGKVKSAARGRRKSPAKPEAPSVTEARPVRRTRRK; encoded by the exons ATGCCTCTTCATGGGAAGATAGTGGTGATCAAAAGGAGCGGAGGAGATGGCACCGAGTTCCCTCTCACGGCGGCATGCTTGTTTGGGAG GAAACCCGAGTGTGACATCAGGATCCAGCTGCCTCAGGTGTCCAAGGAGCACTGTCGCATTGAgttaaatgaaaataaagag GTCATTTTAACAAATCTCAGCTCTGTTAATCCAACTCTTATAAATGGAAAGCCTATACAGCAGTCTGAACGTTTGAAACATGGAGACATAATCACGATTATCGACCGTTGCTTCAG GTTTGAATGTCCTCCAGAGCCGACGCCAAAGAAGAACATACCACCGGCCAAACGGAAAAGTGAAACTCTGCAG gttcTACAGGAACATCAAGTGAGAGAGGCTGATGCTTCGGTGTCAGGAGAAAAAGGAAAATATCCACAAACTCCAG AACAAACTTGTTTGAAAGATGGAACAAATATGGTCCTGGCCAGTGTGGGTGACAGTGATGAGGCTGTGGGAAAACAGGCCTTTGTTACCAGCCTGGACCAAAGCATATCAACAGCAAAGGAGGTTCTTTCACCCTTCAGTGAACTTTATGAAATGACAAAGCAAAGTCTCTCTGAGAAGTTGCCACGGAAATCTGAACAGCCCAAGACCCCTTGTTCAAGACGTGACTCCAAAATGGAAGTGGTGCCTCGGAATGCATCATTGGATAAACCTGCCAGTGCCTCTGGTGCTGATGTAACCCCAAAATCTGGACGGAGTATGACGATAACGCCAGGGAGAGAAGACTTACAGAGTCCCACTCAGAAGTTGCAAGATGCCATTGAACAAGTTGTGACTCCAGTTCAGGTGACGCCAAAAGTCAGACGTTCGATGAAGTCTCCTGCAAAGCAGCTGACAGCTGCCGTCTCGGAGGATCAGCTGACCCCTGTCTCTCAGAAGAAAAATCACATCAGCACACCTCAGAAATTCACTGCTGCAGAAGTAGCTCAACATGTCCTTTCTCAGGGTACTTCTGTGCTGGAAGATTGTACCATCAGTAAGTCTGTGACGCCTAAAACAAGGCGAAGCAAGGAAGCTCATTCCCCAGCAGGAGGAGAAGGTGGGCCTCGCTCACCAGGTCGTCCTTTTGTCTGTACCCCAAATCAAGCCAAGAAGACAAATGGACAGTCAGTCGAGGTTAAAGAGAAGTCCCCAAGAGCCACAGTAGTTTCCAGTAAGAGGACCTCACCCAGGACAACAGCAGGAAAACTTCAAGCTTTGAGTGTACTTGAAACAGCAGCACCATCTTGTGGGGAAAACGAAG GTGGTCAGTCAGGCCGTCATAAGAAACGTAAGAGTGGGGACCTAGGTGATTTGCCTGTGCCTTTGATGaaaaggaagagagtctcatTTGGTGGGCAGTTGAGTCCTGAGCTGTTTGACAAGCGGCTTCCTCCAAACTCTCCCCTGCGCAAAGGGGCCACACCAGGTAGACGCAGCTTGTCTGTATTGAAAAAACACCCTGTCTTAAGAAGAGCATCCGTTATTGGTTTGATTCAG GAGCTGCCTTCTGAAAAGTCAAGTTCAGAAAAACCCAAGGCTTCAAGCCCAAGGATGAGAGCTTCTTCCAAAGCTGGGTCTACAAGTAGGACCCCTTCTCCTGCTAAGAAAACACCTGCTGCAAAGAGTAAAACCCCATCTCCAGGAAAGACAAAATCCCCTAAGGTGAAACCTGGTATGCCGTCCAAGGAAAAAGAGAAATCTCCAAGCCGGAGGTCTTCCAAAACCGTCGATCAATCTCCAAGTAGACGCAGGTCCCCTTCGAAAGAGAACCCTCTGACGTCAAAAGGCTTGAAGTCCCCTGCCTTTCAGCCACAGACTCCTGTTTCAGTCTTGGGTAAGACTACTACTCCACGTAGGAGAGAATCGTCTTCTGCTGGTTCAAAATGTTCACCCAAAACCACCTCTCCTGAAGGAGAATCTCTGTCTGCTGAAATATCCATAAATGATGCCTCAGCAAGCCAAACACCCATTGTACGAGGCAGGTTTTCAATATCGCGAATTGAAACTCCTTCACCTGTAGCTGATCAGGATACGGCTGCTCCAGAAAGTTTTGCTTCAAACAGTTCTGTCTCTATAACTCCATCTGTCCTGCTGAGGAGAGTGAGCCTCAAGTCTGCAAAGGCAACCCCCAGAAGTGCGAGGAGGAGTGCCCTTGAATTAATGCGTTTAAGGCGAAGTGGAGCTTCTCAGGCCAATTTGAAAG TAGTGAGTTCCTGGGCTGATATTGTTAAATTTGGCACCACCAAAGCCCAGACTGAAATCACATCCAAGAAACGAATCTCAAGAAGAAAAGCTGTCAGAACCATGAAACAAAAACCGAAG CCCCCTAAGACTCCTATTCAGAAACTCAAAGGACATTTCAGTACGGGCCATGCTGAATCGCCAGCTACGATTGTTGTTGGGAAAGCCCATGCCAAGACTGTATTGCCTACAGGTTGTGCACCAAACTTTGTCCGCAACACTGCATTAACGAAGGAAAGCATGAATATGAATGAAGATTTAACAG GCATTGCAGAGATATTCAGTACCCCTATGAACACAAGACAGAAGAGGGCCAATTGTGGCAAATCCCACAGCCCCAAAACTTCACAGGATGTCCCTTTGTCTGAAGCTTCTGTAATGAACACCCCTGAGGAAACAG GAGAAATGGTAGTCTCACCATTAAGTGCTGACAGCACTGTAAAGCGAGGATGTTACAACAGTGAAGCTGTTGTCAGGCTCCTCACAGATGATCAGGAGTGCAGCTTTACATGCAGTGATTCTGTACAGCAGAAGGCAACTTCAGATGTGATTTCTTCTGAACATACTGAACAACGCGATCTTGTCCTGGAGAGGATGGTGGTAACCCCAAAACAAAAGCCTGAACCAGAGATGCCTTTAACAGGAGTTAAGAGACTTATGAAGACTCCAAAACAGAAGGCCATGCAGAAGGAAGATCTTACAGGCATTAAAAGACTACTGAAAACACCCAAGCAACCAAAAGTATCTGAAGAAGTGAGTTTAATTGGTGTAAAGGAGCTGCTGAAAACCCCTAAGGTCAAGGGTCAACCGATAGACATTGTTGGAGTTCAGAGAATAACTCCCAAGGTGAAAGCTGAGCCACAAGTCTTTACAACTGGTGTCAAACAACTGATGCGAACCGCAAAGCGAAAGAACGAGCCTGTCGACGACATGGTCGGATTGAAACGGTTGATGAGGACTCCAAAGCAGACGAATAAACCAGTTGAGGGTTCGTTTGGGGTGAAGCAGCTGTTGCAGACTCCCAAACAAAAGAATGAACCTGTTCAAGACATGGTTGGATTGAAGAGAATTATGAGGACTCCCAAGCAGAAGAATGAACCTGTTGAAGACATGGTTGGATTGAAGAGAATTATGAGGACTCCCAAGCAGAAGAATGAACCTGTTGAAGACATGGTTGGATTGAAGCGACTGATGAGGACTCCCAAGCAGAAGAATGAACCTGTTGAAGACATGGTTGGATTGAAGCGACTGATGAGGACTCCCAAGCAAAAAGGGAAGCCAGTTGAAAACAAATTTGGAATTGCCAAACTCATGAAGTCGCCCAAGATAAGAGGGACCATTGCAATTGAAGATTATACTGGATTGCAGGAGCTTATGCAAGAACCAGAAGTACCAGTTGCCAGGATTATTAGCAAGTGTCATATCTCTGAACAT GTTTGTACCAATCCATGCCCTTCAATGAATGGGGAAATATTTACTTCTGCCG AAGCAAAGGTGGCCTTTGAAGAACCTTTGGAATTGCCTGGAAGCCAAAGcaaaacatctaaaaaagctGTTAGAAGatgtaaaaaaaatgacattccAGCTGAAGATAAATCTGCTGACTCAAAACGTGATCCAGCAATAAGAGCTGCTGAGCCTAATATTTCTGAGGTCAAATCAAAAAGAGGCAGGCAGACCCGGCGAGGCCTGCCGTCAACTCTAGGGGAAGAGGCTCTTACACCTGCTGTTGCAACTCCAGTTAAAACCACTCGAGGAAGAAGAGCAAAACCTGTGCCAGGAGCTGCAGAGGACAAGGTTACTGTAGCTGAAGAGCCGGCTAGTCCTATCGTGAAACCTCGCCGTGGGAGGCCGGCAAAGACCCTTGTGAAGGAGGCGAAGCAGCCGTCACCTGTTGTGTTGCCGGCTAAAAGAATGTGCCGGGGTGGCCCCACTGCCACTGCAATGACTGCTTCTTCTGTCCACTCACCAAGACCTGGTCGTGGAAGGAAAATGCTAGATACCCGGGAAGCGCTTCAGGAAGAGAAGCTCATTCAACCCGATGCATCCTCCACTAAAGTTGGAATGAAGTCCATCAGGAACACCAGAGGGTCACGTAAAAATAATCCGATTGCAGGCGCTGGAACTGCCAGCGTTTGTGTTGCCGCTCCTCTACCTTCCAAGCTGGAATCTACGGTTCCGCCAAACGAATCCCCGGGGCTGGATAACCTTGTCATTGAAAATGAAAAGAGCACAACCAGAAGAGGAAAAGCTGCCCCTCAAGGTTCTAAAGCCAACAAAGCTGATAAGAAATCAGCAGTGGAACAAACGGTTGCCATCAAAGCTGCGGTGAAAAGGGTTGTTTCAAAGACAACAGCAAAGTGGGATTTGGAGATACCTGACAGCCAAGATGTAACAGAGTTACCAGGCTCTAAGAAAAGGTCCGGTGTAGCGGGCAGAGAAATTGTGGACATGTCAGCTGAAAAAACCACTGAACCGTCAACAAAGCCCCGTCGAGGAAGAGGGGCGAAAAAGCCAAGCACAGTGTGTTCAGAGCCCACTGTATCTGACCAGATCAGGCCTGCGCAGTCAACTACACCATTGAAAAGCTCAAAAGGTAAGGAACCTGCCGCTAAGGATGTTATTGCGCCGAAAAGAGGCGCGAAGCGGAAGGTTGCCCGCGACGAGCCAGTCGAGCATTTGGAAGAGGCCTCCGCAGAATCCCCAAGTAGACTTTCAACCACGAAAAGGGTGAGAGGCAAGGCTGCTCGCTTGGAAGAGAATCGGCCTGCGACGAGTCCAGTTCGGCGACAGAGAGGCCCTGCGAAGAAGGCAGTGAAAACTACAGAAAAGCTGGAAGGATCTCAAAAGGTAGAAACCCCAAAGCCTGTTggaaggagcaggagaaggGTAGTGCAGCGCATGGAAGCAGAACCCGTATCCAATGAGAGAGAGCCAGGCAGAGGAAACGCCAGCGTAACAGAACCAAGTG ATGGTGGCAAAGTGAAAAGTGCAGCCCGTGGAAGAAGAAAGTCTCCAGCAAAGCCTGAGGCCCCGAGTGTCACAGAAGCCAGACCAGTGAGACGCACAAGACGAAAGTGA